GTCCACCTGGGGGCCGTTCTCAAAGACGTACTTCACCCCGAGGCCCCGCCCCCCCACGTACATCTCCAGGTCCTTGGGGTCGGGGGCGAAGTACTCCACCTGGCCCGTGCTCAGGTCAATCCGGGCGATCCTATGGGCATATCCACCGAGCATCCTGCACCTCCCTATGCGGGCTTAGGGAAGACGGCGCACCGCGCAAGGCGTGGTCACATGAGCCCTTGGAACGGCCCATAGTATACCACGCCGCTTCCGGAAAAGTGTGCCCGGTTACCCCGGCCTAGGGCAGGAGGAGGACCTTGCCCGTGGTCCTCCGGCCCTCCAAGGCCTCGTGGGCCTCCCGGGCCTTTTCCAGGGGGAACTCGGCCCCGATGCGCACCTTAAGCCAGCCCTCCAGCACCCCCCGGAAGACCTCCCCCGCCCGAAAGAGGAGTTCCTTGCGGCTTGCCGTGTAGTGGTGGAGGGTGGGGCGGGTGAGGAAGAGGCTTCCCATGCGGTTGAGGATCTGGGGGTCCTGGGGCGGCACCGGCCCCGAGGACTGGCCGAAGAGGACGAGCATCCCCCGGGGCCTTAGGGCCGCAAGGCTTCCCAGGAAGGTGTCCTTCCCCACCCCGTCGTAGACCACGTCCACCCCGCCCCCCGAGAGGGCCTTCACCGCCTCGGCGAAGCCCTCGTAGGGCAGGGCGTAGTCGGCCCCCGCCTGGAGGCAGAGCCGGCGCTTCTCCTCGGTGCTCGCCGTGGCGTAGACCGTGGCCCCCAGGCGCTTGGCCCACTGGATGAGGAGCTGCCCCACCCCCCCGGCCCCGGCGTGCACCAGGACCTGGTCCCCGGGGGCCACGGGGTAGGTGCTCTTGAGGAGGTAGTGGACCGTCATCCCCTGGAGGAGGGCCGCGGCGGCGAGCCTCGGGTCCAGCCCCTCGGGGAGGGGGACGAGCCTCTCCGCCGGGACCACCTGGTACTCGGCGTAGGCGCCCTGCACGTTGGCGAAGGCCACCCGGTCCCCGGGCTTCACCCCCACCACGCCTTCCCCCACCTTCTCCACCACCCCGGCCCCCTCCTCCCCCAGGGTGAAGGGGAGGGGCATGGGGTAGAGGCCCTTCCGCTTGTAGGTGTCAATGAAGTTCACCCCGATGGCCTGGAGCCGCACCAGGACCTCCCCGGGCCCAGGCTCCGGGAGGGGAAGCTCCTCAAGCCTCAAAACCTCCGGTCCGCCCACCTCGTGCACCCGTATGGCCCGCATGGGAAGAGTCTACACCTTGGTGGGCGGGCTCGAGGCCACCTCTTGACGTGCCGATAAGTTTGCGCTACAAAGTTATTGGCGGAGGTGAGCATGAACGCCAAGCGGGCGCTGGTCTGGGCCTGGCTCCTCCTCGCCCCGGCCCTAGGGGGCTCCCTGGGGTACGGCTTCCTGGGCTTCCAGGGGGCCTGGCAGGTGGGCGGGGGCAGTTTCGGGACCTTCCAGGGAGTGGCCCTGGGCGGGGAGTCCTGGGGCGGGCCGAGGGGGTACGGGGGGGTCTTCCTCGTGGGGGCCTGGCTTCCCGTGGGCCCCGGGGTCTTCCTCCTCCCCGCCCTGGGCCTGGGGGGCGAAAGCGGAGGCTTCCTCCTGGACCTTGGGGTGCGGGGCTTCTGGTTCTTCCGGGAGGAAGGGGGCTGGCTTTTGGGCCTAGGCGCCGGGTACGCCCTGCCCCTGGGGGCTTCCGGGGGCGGGTGGTACGTGCGCCTGGCCTTTGGGGGAGGTAGACCGTGAAGCCGGAGGAGGCCAAGGCCCTGCTGGAGGCGGCCGAGCGGGCGGAAGGGGAAGCCCGGCTAAGGCTCGCCCTCCTGGGGGGATGGACCCTTGTACTTTGGGGCGCGCTCTGGGCCTTGGGAAGCTTTCTCCTGGCCTGGAATCCGGAGGTGGGAGGGCGGTTCTGGACGGTGGCGGGCCCCCTGGGCGGGCTCCTCTCCTTCTACCTAGGGGCCCGGCAGGGGGTGAGCGTGAGGAGCTTCCTGGGCCTCCAGACCTTCTACTTCTGGGCCCTGCTCACCCTCTTTGCCCTCCTCCACTGGCTCCTCCTCCTCCCGCCCACGGACTTGAGGGGGGAAAGCTTCCTGGTCAGCCTGGTGGCCTTCGCCTACGCCTACCTGGGCACCCTGTGGCGGATCCCGGGAATGGCCTGGGCGGGGCTAGGGTTCTTCGCCGCAGACCTCCTTCTCTATCGGGCCTTCCCCGGCCTCTTCCACCTGGGGATGGGCGCGGTGGGGCTTTGTGCCCTGGTCTACGGGGGGGTGCTCCTTTGGCGCTGGACCCGGTGATCCACCAGGAGACCCGCCTGCGCATCGTGGCCCTCCTTGCGGGCCTGGGGGAGGGGGCGAAGGCGGAGTTCACCTGGCTCAAGGAGGCCCTGGGGCTCACCGAAGGCAACCTCTCAAGCCACCTGCAGAAGCTGGAGGAGGTGGGGTACGTGCGGGTGGAGAAGGGCTTCCGGGGCAAAAGGCCCAAGACCTGGGTGGCCCTCACCCCGGAGGGCCGGGCGGCCTACGAGGCCTACCGGAAGGCCCTTCTGGAGCTTCTGAGAACCGAGGGGTAGGCCAGAGGTCCTCCACGCCCCTTCCTCAAGGGTTCCTTTCGGGCTCCATGGAGGCGGGTCCGCGATGGGGTGGCCTCAGAAAGCCCGCAGGTACTGGGGCGGAATCGGGGCCTCCGCCCCCAGGGCCTTGGCCGCCTTCAGGGGGAAGTAGGGGTCCCGGAGGAGGACCCGGCCCAGAAGCACCAGGTCGGCGCTTCCCGCCTGGAGGACGGTCTCCGCCTGCTCGGGGGTGGTGAGGAGGCCCACCGCCCCCGTCGGCATCCCCACCCGCTTGCGCACCGCATCGGCGAAGGGGACCTGGAAGCCCGGGGCCGCGGGGACCCTCACCCCCGGCACCACCCCGCCCGAGGAGAGGTCCAGGAGGTCCACCCCCAGGGCCTTGAGCCGTTCGGCGAAGGCCAGGGTGTCCTCGAGGCCCCACCCCCCTTCCCCCCAGTCTGTGGCCGAGACCCGAACGAAGAGGGGAAGCTCCGGGGGCAGGGCCTCCCGCACCGCTCGGGCCACCTCCAGGGGAAAGCGCATGCGGTTTTCAAGGCTTCCCCCGTAGGCGTCCTCCCGCCGGTTGGAAAGGGGCGAGAGGAAGGAGGAGAGGAGGTAGCCGTGGGCCATGTGGAGCTCCACCACCAAAAACCCCGCCCGGAGGGCCCTTTTGGCCCCTTCCACGAAGGCCTCGAGGACCCGCCCCATGCCCGCCTCGTCCAAAGGCTCGGGGACAGGGTAGCCCTCGGCGAAGGGGAGGGGGCTTGGCCCCACCACCTTCCAGCCCAAAGGCCTTCCTCCTTCCCAGGGCCTCGCCGTGCCCGCCTTGCGCCCGGCGTGGGCGAGCTGGATCCCCGGCACCGCCCCCGCCTCCCGGATGCGCCGGGCAAGCTCCCTAAGGCCCGGGAGGTGGTCCTCAGACCAGATCCCAAGGTCAAAGGGGCTGATCCTCCCTTCGGGGAGGACCGCCGTGGCCTCCACGATCACAAGCCCCACCCCGCCCAGGGCCCGGGTGGGGTAGTGGAGGAGGTGCCAGTCCGTGACCTCTCCCCCTTCCGTGGCCGAGTACTGGCACATGGGGGACATGGCCAGGCGGTTTTTTAGCCTGAGGTCCCGAAGGACAAGAGGGGTGAAGAGGAGGGCCATGGGACCATTATCCCCGCCTCCCCGCCGTAGAATGGGCGCATGGCGCCAAAGGGCGGTTCCATGAACGGGCAGGGGGTGAGGCCGTGAAGGGAAGGCTCCTCGCGGCGGCCCTCTTCCTGACGGCAGGCCTGGCCCAGCCCCTCAAGGTGGCCATCCTCTGGCACCAGCACCAGCCCCCTTACGAGAACCCCCTCACGGGCCAGTACGGGGAGCCCTGGGTGCGCATGCACGGGGTGAACGACTACCCCTGGATGGCCGAGGTCCTCCTGGAGTTTCCCGAGGTCAAGGTGAGCTTTGACTACACCTCCACCCTCCTCAAGCAGATCGGGGACTACCTCTCCGGCAAGGCCAAGGACGCCTACTGGCGGGTCTCGGAAAAGCCCGCGGGCGCCCTCACCCCGGAGGAGCGGGCCTTCGTGGTGGAGCGCTTCTTTGACCTCAACCCCCGCTTCGTGGCGGAAAGCCCCCGCTACCAGGAGCTTCAGGCCAAGAAGAACCGGGGGGAGGCCTTCACCGACCAGGACCTCACCGACCTCCGGGTCCTCTGGAACCTCCTCTGGATCAACCGGGACTACATCGCCAAGGACCCCCGCCTCGAGGCCCTCCGCAAGAAGGACCGGGGGTTTTCCCAGGAGGACCTGGACTACGTCCTGAAGAAGCACCTGGAGCTCATGGCCACCATCCTGCCCCTCCACCAAAGGCTTTGGGAGCGGGGCCAGATTGACCTCCTCACCACCCCCTACTACCACCCCATCCTCCCCATCCTCCTGGACAAGGAGGCCATCCGCGAGTCCAACCCCACCCTCGCCCTCCCCAAGGAGCCCATCGCCTGGCCGGAGGACGCCCGCTGGCAGGTGCGCTCCGGGAAGGCCTACTTCCGGGAGCTCTTCGGGAGGGAACCCTTAGGCATGTGGCCCCCCGAAGGGGCCGTGAGCCAGAAGGCGGCCGAGCTCTACGCCGAGGAGGGCGTGCGCTTCCTGGTGACGGACGAGGCCGTCCTGGGCAAGAGCGGCTTCCCCGTGAACCCCCTCACCCTGACCCGGCCCTACCACGTGGAGAAGGACGGCAGGCGCCTGGTCCTCTTCTTCCGGCACCGGGACCTCTCGGACCGGATCGGCTTCCGCTATAGCGGGATGCCCCCCGAGGAGGCGGTGGAGGACTTCATCGCAAGCCTCCTGGAGATCCGCCGCCAGGTGATCCGGGAAAACCCCGAGGCCGTCCTTACCATCGCCTTGGACGGGGAGAACGCCTGGGAGAACTATCCCGAAAACGGCAACACCTTCCGCCGCCTGCTTTACAAGCGCCTTTCCGAGGAGCAGGCCAAGGGCACCCTGAAGACGGTGCGCTTCTCCGAGGTGCTGGACCTCCCCTCGGTGGCCCTTCCGCGCCTCGGCACCGGGGGGTGGGTCGGGGACTTCGCCATGTGGGCCGGGGAGCCGGAGGAGAACGAGGCCTGGGACCGGCTAAGCCGGGCCCGGCAGGCGGTGGTGGCCTACCGGGAAGCGGGCGGGGACCCCAAGGTGGCGGAGCGGGCCATGGGCCTCATCTACGCCGCCCAGGCCTCGGACTGGTTCTGGTGGTACGGCCAGGACACGGGCTTCCCCAACAACCCGCCCTTTGACGAGGGCTTCCGCGCCCTCCTCCGGGCGGTCTACGAGACCCTGGGGAAGGAGCCCCCCGAGGAGCTCTTCATCGCCGTGCGGCCCCCCGCGGCCCCCCAGGGCACCCCGGGCCGGATAAGGCCCCAGCTGGACGGCCGGGTGGACCCTCCCGAGGAGTGGAAGGGCGCCGCCTACCTGCCCGACCTCGAGGGCACCACCATGCAGACCCAGGACGACCTCCTCAAAGGGGTGTACCTGGGCTTTGACGAGCAGAACGTCTACCTGAGGGTGGACCTAAGGGAGGGGATGAGGGCGGCGGACCTCCTGGGCCAGGGCCTCCGCCTCCACGTCTACGCCACCACGCCGGGGGAGGAGGGCGGGGCGGCCTTCCCCGAAGGGAGCGAGGTTTCCCTAGGCTTCCCCCTGCAGCAGCGGCTTACCTTGGACCTGGACCAGGTGCGGGACGGGGAGGCGGTGTTGGTGCGCTACGCCTACCGGAACGGGGCCTGGGTCCTGGCGAGTTCCCCCGCCGACCTCCAGGGGCGGCGGGCCTACGTGGGCGAGGTGGTGGAGATGCGCCTTCCCTACACCACCCTGAAGGCGGGGCCGGGGGACACCCTGCGCCTCGCCGTGGTCCTGGAGCGGCAAGGCCGGGTGGTGGACGCGGCCCCCAACGCGAGCCCCCTGGCCCTCTCCCTGCCCCAGCGCCTGGCCGGGAAAGAGGTCCTGGCCATCCCGGACCCCGAGGGGGACGAGCACGGCCCCGGCACCTACACCTACCCCAAGGAAGCGGCCTTCGCCCCCTTCCAGGGCCTCTTTGACCTCTTGGAGATGCGGGTTCTGGACAGCGGGGCCACCTGGACCTTCGTCTTCCCCTTCAAGGAGATGACCAACCCCTGGGGGGCCCCGGCGGGCTTCAGCCACCAGCTCCTCAACGTCTACCTGGACTTCAAGGAAGGGGGGCGCACCGACCCCTTCGCCGAGGGGGCCAAGGTGGCCTTTGACCCCGAGCACCCCTGGGACCTCTTCCTCAAGGTGGCGGGCTGGCCCCAGTACGGGCAACGGGTGGGCTTCCCCGACGGCACGGACACCGCCGACGGGATCACGGTGGGGAGCAACCCCGCGGACAAGCAGGTGATCGTCCAGCTGGACAAGAAGCACTTCAACCCCGCCCCGGGGCAACGGGTCTGCTTCTACGTGCTCGTGGGCAGCCAGGACGGCTACGGCCCCGACCACTTCCGGCCCGTGGCCAAGGAGGCAGGGCCCTGGAACCTGGGCGGGGCGGAGAACGAGGACGCCCCCCTCGTGGTGGACTACCTCTGGCCGGAGAGGGGGGTGCAGGAGGCCATGCTCTCCCGCTACGGGGGCGGGAAGCACGCGGTACTTCGGCCCTACTGCGTCTTTTGGCCTTAGGGGTTCTAGTAGACTTTGGCCATGGACCCGGGCCTCGAGGCCGCCTTCCGACGGGTGGAGGAACTCCTCTTCGGGGGCCCCTCCCGCCCCGGCCTCACCCTCTACGACCTTCAGCGCCTGGTGGGCTACCCGGCCAAGGGAAAGGGGCCCTACGTCCACACCCTGCCCGCCCTTCCCGGGGCCCAGGCGGTGCGCCTCTACTACTACCCTGAGGACCCCGAGCTGGAGCTCATCGTGGAGATCGTGGACCGGGAGGGGAAGCAACACCTCCGCCACTTCCGCTGGAACGGGGTCACCTGGGAGACCCCCAAGGGGAAGAAGGGGGAGCTCAAGGCCACGGCGGTTCCTCAAGACCCCTTGAGGGTCGGGGAGGACTACTTTCTCGGCTTCGCCCCCGAGGAGGCCGTGGCCTTGGAGGCGGCCCTAAGGCGGGGGGAGGCCCCGGGGCTCAAGTACCTCCTCTGCCCCAGGTGCCGCACCCGGATCTTCTACGCCTACTCCGCAAACCCCCAGGGGCTCGCCTGCCCCACCTGCGGCAACCCCACCCTCCTCTTCAAGACCCTCGTCGGGGAGGAGCGGAAGGACCCCCTCGAGGCCCTGGCGGAGGAACAGAGGCGGCTCAGGCTCGCTCTGGAGGAGCTTCTGGCCTACCTCAAGCGCAAGCTGGGTCCCTGAGGCTACATGCCGGCGTGGAGGCCCCGGCAAGGCGTTTCTAAAGGCCAGTCGGGCGAAGGAAACAGGGAGATAAGATGCTCCTCCTCCTGGGCCCCACGGACGCGGGAAAGACCACCCTGGCCAGGCGGCTCCTCCAGAAGGCGGGCGAGGCCTTCCTCCTGGACCTGGACCCGGGGCAGGGGGCCCTTCCCGGGACCTTCTCCCTCTTCCTCCATCGGGAGGGGCGCCTCCTCCTGGTGCGCCGGACCCTTTTGGGCACCCTCTCCCCGGCGGGGGCGGAGGCGAAGGCCCTGGTGGCGGCCCTGCGCCTGGCCCGCCTCATCCCCCAAGGAAGCCCCGCGGTGGCGGACACGGACGGGCTTTTGGACCCGGGGTACCGCCTTTTGCAGGTGGACGCCCTAAACCCCGTAGAGGTGGCGGTCCTGGAGGCGGAGGAGCTCTACAGGGCCCTCGCCTGGCGGAAGGACCTCCGGGTGCGCCTCCTCCCTCCCCTCCCCGAGGCCCGGAGGAAGACCCCGGCGGAGAGGCGGAAAAACCGGCAGGAAAGGCTCCTCGCCCACTTTCAGGAAGCGGGGCCGAGGCTTGCCCCCCTCGAGGGCCCGCCCCTCTGGGACCGGCTCTACGGCCTCCTGGACCCCGAGGGGTTCTTCCTGGGCTACGGGAGGCTCCTCGCCTTCGGGGGGCGGGGAGGGGCTCTTCCTCACCCCGGCCAAGGGGGAGGTGGCCAAGGCCCTCCCCACCCGCCTCAGCCTCCCTAGCCCCGCACTACCAGGTTGAGGATCTTCCCCGGGACGTAGATCTCCTTCACCACCTCCTTGCCCTCGAGGTGGGCCTGGACGTTTCGCACCTTAAGGGCCTCGGCCCGCGCCACCTCCAGGGGGGCGTCCTTGGGGATTCGGATCGTCCCCCGCACCCGCCCGTTCACCTGGACGGCCACCTCCACCACGTCCTTCTCCAGGGCCTTCTCGTCCAGCTCGGGCCAGCCCGCCTGGAAGAGGCTATCGGGCCAGAACCAGTGCCAAAGCTCCTCGGCCAGGTGGGGGGCGAAGGGGAAGAGCATCTGCAGGTAGTAGCGGAGGGCGGTGCGGTAAACGGGGGTCACGGGGCGGTCCTTGCGGTACTCGTAGAGGGCGTTCAGGAACTCCATGAGGGCGGCGATGGCGGTGTTGAAGCGGAGGGCCTCGAGGTCCTCCGTGACCTTCTTCAGGGTCTCGTGGAGCTTACCGTAAAGCTCCCGGTCCTTCCCCTCCAACGCCTCCGCCTGGAAGACCTCGCTCGTCGCCAAAAGGGCCTCCCGGTCCTCGGCCACCCGCCGGTAGATGCGGTTCAGGAAGCGCCAGGCCCCCTGGACCCCCTCCTCCGTCCAGACCATCTCGTTCTCCGGGGGCGCGGCGAAGAGGATGGTGATGCGGGCGATGTCCGCCCCCTGCTCCTTCACGAAGGGCCCCACCATGACGCCGTTGCCCTTGGACTTGCTCATGACGGCGGGCTTCCAGAGGTGGAGGGTGCCGTCCTCGTGGGGCCTGAGCTCGGCCCCCATCTTCCGCACGTCCTCCAGGGAGAGGGCGCTTTCCGGGATCTCCAGCCGGATGCGGGTGGGCTCGGGGAGGCGCACCACCTCGCCTTCCACTTCCACGGGGCCAAAGTCCGTCCAGGCGAGGACCATGCCCTGGGTGAAGAGGCCCTGGAAGGGCTCCTCCACCTTCACCATCCCCAGGTCGTGGAGGAACTTGGTGAAGAAGCGGCTGTAGAGGAGGTGAAGCACCGCGTGCTCCACCCCGCCGATGTACTGGTCCACGGGCATCCAGGCGTTCGCCTTCTCGGGGTCAAAGGGGAGGCGGTCGTTGTGGGGGTCGGTGTAGCGCAGGTAGTACCAGCTGCTGTCAAAGAAGGTGTCCATGGTGTCCGTGTCCCGCTTGGCGGGGCCGCCGCACCTGGGGCAGGTGGTCTCGTAGAACTCGGGGTGGGCCTCCAGGGGGCTTTTCCCCTTGGGGCGGATGTCCTCCACGTCCTTGAGGTCGGGAAGGAGCACGGGAAGCTCCTCCTCGGGGACGGGGACCACCCCGCAGGCCTCGCAGTGGACCATGGGGATGGGGGTTCCCCAGTAGCGCTGGCGGCTGATGAGCCAGTCCCGGAGGCGGTAGGTGACCCGGCCCTTACCCAGGCCCTTCTCCTCCAGCCAGGCGATGACCCTCTTCTTCCCCTCCTCGCTTGGCGTGCCGTCAAAGGGCCCGGAGTTCACCATGATCCCGGGCTCCTCGTAGGCCCTTTCCAGGGGCTCGGGGAGGGGGTCTTCAGGCCGCTCAATCACCTTCTTGATGGGAAGGCCGAACTTCCTGGCGAACTCGTAGTCCCTCTGGTCGTGGGCGGGGACGGCCATGATGGCCCCGGTGCCGTAGCCATAGAGCACGTAGTCCGCGGTCCAGATGGGGACCCTCTCCCCCGTGGCGGGGTTTAGGGCGTAGGCCCCGAGGAAGACCCCGGTCTTCTCCCTGCCTTCCGCCTGGCGCTCAATCTCCGTCTTGCGCTTGGCGGCCTCCACGTAGGCCAGGACCTCCTCCCGCCTCTCGGGGGCGGCGAGCTCCAGGGTGAGGGGGTGCTCCGGGGCGAGCACGAGGAAGGTGGCCCCGAAGAGGGTGTCGGGCCGGGTGGTGAAGACGGGGATCTTCACCTCCTTCCCCTCCACGGGGAAGAGGATCTCCGCCCCCTCGGAGCGGCCGATCCAGGCCCTTTGCATGGCCTTGACCTTCTCGGGCCAGTCCAGGCCCTCGAGGTCCTTAAGGAGCCTCTCGGCGTAGGCGGTGATGCGCAGGTACCACTGCTCCAGCTCCCGCTTCTCCACGGGGGTGTCCTCGTGCCGCCAGCACCGCCCCTCCACCACCTGCTCGTTGGCGAGGACCGTCTGGCACTTGGGGCACCAGTTGACGAGGCCCTTCGCCCGGTAGGCCAGGCCCTTTTCCCACATCTTGAGGA
This region of Thermus thermophilus genomic DNA includes:
- a CDS encoding quinone oxidoreductase family protein; protein product: MRAIRVHEVGGPEVLRLEELPLPEPGPGEVLVRLQAIGVNFIDTYKRKGLYPMPLPFTLGEEGAGVVEKVGEGVVGVKPGDRVAFANVQGAYAEYQVVPAERLVPLPEGLDPRLAAAALLQGMTVHYLLKSTYPVAPGDQVLVHAGAGGVGQLLIQWAKRLGATVYATASTEEKRRLCLQAGADYALPYEGFAEAVKALSGGGVDVVYDGVGKDTFLGSLAALRPRGMLVLFGQSSGPVPPQDPQILNRMGSLFLTRPTLHHYTASRKELLFRAGEVFRGVLEGWLKVRIGAEFPLEKAREAHEALEGRRTTGKVLLLP
- a CDS encoding glucodextranase DOMON-like domain-containing protein, with product MKGRLLAAALFLTAGLAQPLKVAILWHQHQPPYENPLTGQYGEPWVRMHGVNDYPWMAEVLLEFPEVKVSFDYTSTLLKQIGDYLSGKAKDAYWRVSEKPAGALTPEERAFVVERFFDLNPRFVAESPRYQELQAKKNRGEAFTDQDLTDLRVLWNLLWINRDYIAKDPRLEALRKKDRGFSQEDLDYVLKKHLELMATILPLHQRLWERGQIDLLTTPYYHPILPILLDKEAIRESNPTLALPKEPIAWPEDARWQVRSGKAYFRELFGREPLGMWPPEGAVSQKAAELYAEEGVRFLVTDEAVLGKSGFPVNPLTLTRPYHVEKDGRRLVLFFRHRDLSDRIGFRYSGMPPEEAVEDFIASLLEIRRQVIRENPEAVLTIALDGENAWENYPENGNTFRRLLYKRLSEEQAKGTLKTVRFSEVLDLPSVALPRLGTGGWVGDFAMWAGEPEENEAWDRLSRARQAVVAYREAGGDPKVAERAMGLIYAAQASDWFWWYGQDTGFPNNPPFDEGFRALLRAVYETLGKEPPEELFIAVRPPAAPQGTPGRIRPQLDGRVDPPEEWKGAAYLPDLEGTTMQTQDDLLKGVYLGFDEQNVYLRVDLREGMRAADLLGQGLRLHVYATTPGEEGGAAFPEGSEVSLGFPLQQRLTLDLDQVRDGEAVLVRYAYRNGAWVLASSPADLQGRRAYVGEVVEMRLPYTTLKAGPGDTLRLAVVLERQGRVVDAAPNASPLALSLPQRLAGKEVLAIPDPEGDEHGPGTYTYPKEAAFAPFQGLFDLLEMRVLDSGATWTFVFPFKEMTNPWGAPAGFSHQLLNVYLDFKEGGRTDPFAEGAKVAFDPEHPWDLFLKVAGWPQYGQRVGFPDGTDTADGITVGSNPADKQVIVQLDKKHFNPAPGQRVCFYVLVGSQDGYGPDHFRPVAKEAGPWNLGGAENEDAPLVVDYLWPERGVQEAMLSRYGGGKHAVLRPYCVFWP
- a CDS encoding winged helix-turn-helix domain-containing protein; translation: MALDPVIHQETRLRIVALLAGLGEGAKAEFTWLKEALGLTEGNLSSHLQKLEEVGYVRVEKGFRGKRPKTWVALTPEGRAAYEAYRKALLELLRTEG
- a CDS encoding NADH:flavin oxidoreductase/NADH oxidase; this translates as MALLFTPLVLRDLRLKNRLAMSPMCQYSATEGGEVTDWHLLHYPTRALGGVGLVIVEATAVLPEGRISPFDLGIWSEDHLPGLRELARRIREAGAVPGIQLAHAGRKAGTARPWEGGRPLGWKVVGPSPLPFAEGYPVPEPLDEAGMGRVLEAFVEGAKRALRAGFLVVELHMAHGYLLSSFLSPLSNRREDAYGGSLENRMRFPLEVARAVREALPPELPLFVRVSATDWGEGGWGLEDTLAFAERLKALGVDLLDLSSGGVVPGVRVPAAPGFQVPFADAVRKRVGMPTGAVGLLTTPEQAETVLQAGSADLVLLGRVLLRDPYFPLKAAKALGAEAPIPPQYLRAF
- the leuS gene encoding leucine--tRNA ligase, coding for MEKYNPHAIEAKWQRFWEEKGFMKAKDLPGGRGKQYVLVMFPYPSGDLHMGHLKNYTMGDVLARFRRMQGYEVLHPMGWDAFGLPAENAALKFGVHPKDWTYANIRQAKESLRLMGILYDWDREVTTCEPEYYRWNQWIFLKMWEKGLAYRAKGLVNWCPKCQTVLANEQVVEGRCWRHEDTPVEKRELEQWYLRITAYAERLLKDLEGLDWPEKVKAMQRAWIGRSEGAEILFPVEGKEVKIPVFTTRPDTLFGATFLVLAPEHPLTLELAAPERREEVLAYVEAAKRKTEIERQAEGREKTGVFLGAYALNPATGERVPIWTADYVLYGYGTGAIMAVPAHDQRDYEFARKFGLPIKKVIERPEDPLPEPLERAYEEPGIMVNSGPFDGTPSEEGKKRVIAWLEEKGLGKGRVTYRLRDWLISRQRYWGTPIPMVHCEACGVVPVPEEELPVLLPDLKDVEDIRPKGKSPLEAHPEFYETTCPRCGGPAKRDTDTMDTFFDSSWYYLRYTDPHNDRLPFDPEKANAWMPVDQYIGGVEHAVLHLLYSRFFTKFLHDLGMVKVEEPFQGLFTQGMVLAWTDFGPVEVEGEVVRLPEPTRIRLEIPESALSLEDVRKMGAELRPHEDGTLHLWKPAVMSKSKGNGVMVGPFVKEQGADIARITILFAAPPENEMVWTEEGVQGAWRFLNRIYRRVAEDREALLATSEVFQAEALEGKDRELYGKLHETLKKVTEDLEALRFNTAIAALMEFLNALYEYRKDRPVTPVYRTALRYYLQMLFPFAPHLAEELWHWFWPDSLFQAGWPELDEKALEKDVVEVAVQVNGRVRGTIRIPKDAPLEVARAEALKVRNVQAHLEGKEVVKEIYVPGKILNLVVRG